The nucleotide window CTAAAAATTCCATCATTTTTAGCTACGATCCAAGTTATCCAAGGCTTTTAAAATTTGATGCCACAAATCTCATAAAAACACTTGAAAATATTTGCAAATTTTTCCTTTACTCTACCGAATATACGGACATTTACATTCTCTTTCAACTTAAAAATTATAATCCCAAATCTGTACATTTTGACATTAAAATAAAATCTAGCCATAGCGTAATGAGGCCAAGCCACTACTATCTCAGCAAGATAAACAACTATCTAAAAAAAGCAAATGAATCTATGATCTCTCACAATGATGGAGAATTTTTAATATCTTTTAGTGCGGCACTAACAGGCGATAGAGCTAGCCAAAGACAAATAAATATCAAAAATCAAACAAATACAAATATCTTAGTTGCTTGCAATGACGATGCTTTGTTCGACACCATCAGTGCTCAGATAAATTTTTTAGGTCTAAAGGTTATCGGCAAAAACGACCTTAGCAATCTAATGAGACACATAAAAGATTCTATTTTTACTCCATTTGTTATTTTTATCGATAGTAAAATTTTAAAAAATGAAGCGATGTTAGAGGATATACTTGAGTTTAAAAATATTAAGAATTTTCGTATCGTAGCCATTTGTAAAAACGATGAGTCGGCTAACGATCTGCCAAATCATGTCACGGTATTAAAGCAGCCCTTTAGCACAGATAGCTTTCAGCTAGCTTTTAAAAATTCGCTCGAAAAATAGACCGATTTTGACTTTTTAATTTATCCCAAGATATCTTTTTAAAATAATAGTGGCTGAAATGCTATCTAGCCTACCATCTCGCTTTGTATTTGTGTAAATTTCACTAGCTTCACTGCTGCTAAAGGCCTCATCTTGATAGACAATATTTGCCTTTACATCAAGAAGTGAAACAAAATGCTCGATGCGTCTTCTCATCTCATCTTCGCTACTACCGCCGATTGGCACACCTACCACTAGCGTATCTGGGGTATATTCATTTACCTTTTGGCTCACATCTCTTGCAGCTTGATTTCTATTTTTTCTAAGCACTGGCTCAAGCGGAGTCACGATCTCGCCAAAACCAAAAGCAAGCCCTATTCGCTTTAACCCAACATCAATAGCCATAAATTTCTCTCTCATAGCACGCTCTTTACTCTTAGATTTGAAATTTCAACCAACCCTTCAAGCTCGTACTCATAGATGATATCGCCAAATTTTGCCAAAACTTCATCAAGACTTACGCCATTTTTACAAAATTCTAAAATCTCATCACTAGTTTTTTCTTGCTCTTTTATCTCGCCAAAAAGTGAAGCAAATTTATGATAGTTATCGATAAGCTCAGCTTTTTTATTTGCAAGCAAAAAATTTGTCCCATCGCTTTCACCCATACGTTGTGGAAGTACATAAACTGGAATTTTAAGCTCATTTGCAAGCCTTGCACTTTGCATAGAGCCACTTTTAAGATCAGCTTGCGCGACTACTAGAGCTTCACAAAGCCCCACAACTATGCGGTTTCGCTCCAAAAATCTATAAGCAAGTGGCGGCTCGCCTTCATCATACTCACTAAGTGCCAAGGCTTTGGTGTAAATTTCATTTATCGCCGCTTTATTTTGGCTTGGATAGATAGTGTCAAGTCCATTTGCAAAAACGCCAA belongs to Campylobacter concisus and includes:
- the ruvX gene encoding Holliday junction resolvase RuvX; translated protein: MREKFMAIDVGLKRIGLAFGFGEIVTPLEPVLRKNRNQAARDVSQKVNEYTPDTLVVGVPIGGSSEDEMRRRIEHFVSLLDVKANIVYQDEAFSSSEASEIYTNTKRDGRLDSISATIILKRYLGIN
- a CDS encoding DNA-processing protein DprA, which translates into the protein MRLDFIPEPLNRLKNPPKQLNFIGDTSLLSLPKIAVVGSRKASVYTKECVTALCAALKSANICVVSGGAIGVDIAAHKAAMPRTIGVFANGLDTIYPSQNKAAINEIYTKALALSEYDEGEPPLAYRFLERNRIVVGLCEALVVAQADLKSGSMQSARLANELKIPVYVLPQRMGESDGTNFLLANKKAELIDNYHKFASLFGEIKEQEKTSDEILEFCKNGVSLDEVLAKFGDIIYEYELEGLVEISNLRVKSVL